The following are from one region of the Macaca thibetana thibetana isolate TM-01 chromosome 2, ASM2454274v1, whole genome shotgun sequence genome:
- the LOC126947589 gene encoding destrin, translating into MDPGTQVADEVCHIFHDMKVHKCSTPEEIKQRKKTVIFCLSADKKCVIVEEGKEISAGDTGVTITGPFKHFVGMLPEKDCCCALYDASFETKKFRRVLFVCLFLWAPELPPLKSKMICTNSKDGIKKKFQANEPEDLNWVCVRWVGT; encoded by the coding sequence ATGGACCCAGGAACGCAAGTTGCTGATGAAGTATGTCATATTTTTCATGACATGAAAGTTCATAAATGCTCCACACCAGAAGAAATCaagcaaagaaagaagacagTCATTTTTTGTCTCAGTGCAGACAAAAAGTGCGTCATTGTAGAAGAGGGCAAAGAGATCTCAGCTGGAGATACTGGTGTAACCATAACCGGTCCTTTCAAGCACTTTGTGGGAATGCTTCCTGAAAAAGATTGCTGCTGTGCTTTATATGATGCaagctttgaaacaaagaaattcagaagagtattgtttgtttgtttgtttttgtgggcACCAGAACTACCACctctgaaaagtaaaatgatCTGCACAAACTCTAAGGatggaatcaaaaagaaatttcaagCAAATGAACCAGAAGATCTCAATTGGGTTTGTGTTAGATGGGTGGGTACTTGA